TTGAAGCCGATCCCCCAGACGTCGGTGGCCAGCCGGTACGGCTCCGTGCGCACCACGTCGATCGAGCGTTCGGCGTACTGCTTGTAGATCCGCACGGCCAGCGAGGTGGACACCCCGACGCCCTGCAGGAAGACCATCACCTCCTTGATCGCCTTCTGCTCCTCCCAGGCGTCGGCGATCAGCTTGGTGCGCTTCGGGCCCAGCTTCGGCACCTCGATCAGCCGCTCCGGGCTGTGCTCGATCACCTCGAGCGAGTCCACCCCGAAGTGCTCGACGATCTTGTCCGCCAGTTTCGGCCCGATGCCCTTGATCAGCCCGGACCCGAGGTAGCGGCGAATGCCCTGGATGGTGGCGGGCAGCACGGTCCGGTAGTCCTCGACGTGGAACTGGCGCCCGTACTGCGGGTGCGAACCCCAGCGCCCGCGCATCCGCAGCGCCTCACCCGGCTGCGCGCCGAGCAGCGCGCCGACCACGGTGACCAGGTCGCCGCCGCGTCCGGTGTCCACCTTCGCCACGGTGTAACCGGTGTCCTCGCTGGCGAAGGTGATCCGCTCCAGCGTCGCCTCGAGCGTGGCGTGACGGAACGGCTCGGTCATGCCCGAACATTACTAAGGCAGACTCCCGGCGGTGAGGAAGATATCGGTGATCGGCATCGGGGCGGGCGACCCCGATCAGCTGACCGTGCAGGCGATCCGCGAGATCGAGCGGGCGCGGGTGTTCTTCGTGCTGGACAAGGGCGCGGCCAAGCGCGACCTGGTCGACCTGCGCGAGCGCGTCCTCGACCGGTACGGCCGCGACTACCGCGTGGTGCACGCCCAGGACCCCGACCGCGACCGCCGCCCGGCCGACTACCGGGCCGCCGTCGCCGACTGGCACCGGCTGCGCGTCGAGCTGTACACCCGGCTGATCCTCGACGAACTGCCCGCCGACGGGCACGGCGCGTTCCTCGTCTGGGGCGACCCGGCGCTCTACGACAGCACGATCACCCTGGTCGAAGCCGTCTCGCGGGAGGTGGAACTCGACTATTCGGTGATCCCCGGCATCAGCAGCGTGTCCACCCTGGCCGCGCGGCACCGCATCCCGCTGAACCGGATCGGCGAGCCGGTGCAGTTCACCACCGGTCGCAGGCTCGCCGA
The genomic region above belongs to Amycolatopsis sp. YIM 10 and contains:
- the cobF gene encoding precorrin-6A synthase (deacetylating), producing the protein MRKISVIGIGAGDPDQLTVQAIREIERARVFFVLDKGAAKRDLVDLRERVLDRYGRDYRVVHAQDPDRDRRPADYRAAVADWHRLRVELYTRLILDELPADGHGAFLVWGDPALYDSTITLVEAVSREVELDYSVIPGISSVSTLAARHRIPLNRIGEPVQFTTGRRLAEDRPGDAVVLLDANCTFQQYYGEGLEIFWGAYLGTDDEILLSGPLDELGPEIERRRAEARAEKGWIMDTYLLREPS